One Bradyrhizobium sp. CCGB12 genomic window carries:
- a CDS encoding L,D-transpeptidase yields MFNLDTFKTYSRAVAVSAVAISAIAFAGAAKAAPVQLFPFFQPLPPMVAPQPLQPYQPYQAPTYQTEPSEDQDQVEMPARFRRQTVSYATREAPGTIIIDTPNTYLYYVLGNGQALRYGIGVGRDGFTWSGIQSVSRKAEWPAWTPPPEMIARQPYLPRHMAGGPGNPLGARAMYLGGTIYRIHGTNAPETIGKRVSSGCIRLTNDDVTDLYSRVNVGTKVIVLPMTERRAELGAATR; encoded by the coding sequence ATGTTCAATCTGGACACGTTCAAGACGTATTCGCGCGCCGTTGCGGTCAGTGCAGTCGCGATCTCCGCGATCGCATTCGCAGGTGCAGCCAAGGCCGCACCCGTGCAGCTCTTCCCCTTCTTCCAGCCACTGCCGCCGATGGTCGCGCCGCAGCCGCTGCAGCCTTACCAGCCCTACCAGGCGCCAACCTATCAGACCGAACCGTCCGAGGATCAGGACCAGGTCGAGATGCCGGCCCGCTTCCGCCGCCAGACCGTCTCCTACGCAACGCGCGAAGCGCCGGGCACGATCATCATCGATACGCCCAACACCTACCTCTACTACGTGCTCGGCAATGGCCAGGCGCTGCGCTACGGCATCGGCGTCGGCCGCGACGGCTTCACCTGGTCCGGCATCCAGTCGGTGAGCCGGAAGGCCGAGTGGCCGGCCTGGACTCCGCCGCCGGAGATGATCGCCCGCCAGCCCTATCTGCCGCGCCACATGGCCGGCGGTCCCGGCAACCCGCTCGGCGCCCGCGCCATGTATCTCGGCGGCACCATCTACCGCATCCACGGCACCAACGCCCCTGAGACCATCGGCAAGCGCGTCTCGTCCGGCTGCATTCGCTTGACCAATGATGACGTCACCGACCTCTACTCCCGCGTCAACGTCGGCACCAAGGTGATCGTGCTGCCGATGACGGAGCGAAGAGCGGAGCTCGGAGCCGCGACGCGCTAA
- a CDS encoding class I SAM-dependent methyltransferase, whose product MAKIMNLDGTQQLDLTRGTVEQAYDRWAPVYDLVFGGVFAKGRQAAIAATNKIGGRVLEVGVGTGISLPLYAPNLRIFGTDISEAMLDKARRRVSEGNLKNVEGLAVMDAEKLEFPDNSFDVVMAQYVVTAVPNPEKALDEFARVLRPGGELIILTRVSADTGMRRFIEQRLQPVVRPLGFRTAEFAWSRYAKWLAGARGVELAERRLIPPLGHFSLVRFRKVDVAKAA is encoded by the coding sequence ATGGCTAAGATCATGAACCTTGACGGCACCCAGCAGCTTGACCTCACCCGTGGCACGGTCGAGCAGGCCTATGACCGCTGGGCGCCCGTCTACGATCTCGTGTTCGGCGGCGTTTTCGCCAAGGGCCGGCAAGCCGCGATCGCAGCCACCAACAAGATCGGTGGTCGCGTGCTCGAAGTCGGCGTCGGTACCGGCATCTCGCTGCCGCTCTATGCACCCAACCTGCGCATCTTCGGCACCGACATCTCGGAAGCGATGCTGGACAAGGCGCGCCGCCGCGTCAGCGAGGGCAATCTGAAGAACGTCGAGGGCCTCGCGGTGATGGACGCCGAGAAGCTTGAATTCCCCGACAATTCTTTCGACGTCGTGATGGCGCAATATGTCGTCACCGCCGTGCCCAATCCGGAAAAGGCGCTCGACGAATTCGCCCGCGTGCTGCGCCCGGGCGGCGAGCTGATCATCCTGACCCGCGTCAGCGCCGACACCGGCATGCGCCGCTTCATCGAGCAGAGGCTCCAGCCGGTGGTGCGTCCGCTCGGCTTCCGCACGGCCGAGTTCGCCTGGTCGCGCTACGCGAAATGGCTCGCCGGTGCCCGCGGCGTCGAGCTCGCCGAACGCCGCCTGATCCCGCCGCTCGGGCACTTCTCGTTGGTGCGCTTCCGCAAGGTCGACGTCGCCAAGGCAGCCTGA
- a CDS encoding glycosyltransferase family 1 protein codes for MRVLIATDAWHPQVNGVVRTLTSLANAAKALDVEIDFLTPDGFPSWPLPTYPGLRIALPSQKEIARRIEKAAPDALHIATEGPIGWAARAYCRRNRLAFTTSYTTRFPEYVSVRTGIPANVGYAVLRHFHDAAAMTMVATPSLRQELSERGFKRLGFWTRGVNTELFHPDSPAKLGLPGPIFMTMGRVAVEKNLEAFLSLDLPGTKVVVGDGPQKAALEKKYPGAVFLGEKKGADLTAHLAAADVFVFPSLTDTFGVVQLEALACGTPVAAFPVTGPKDVIADHPIGAIDHDLRAACLRALTMSRETCRNFALERSWENSARQFVGNLTSLQPSRILRASPIMARRPVRG; via the coding sequence ATGCGGGTATTAATCGCGACTGACGCCTGGCATCCGCAGGTCAACGGCGTGGTGCGGACGCTGACCTCGCTGGCGAATGCAGCCAAGGCGCTCGACGTCGAGATCGACTTCCTCACCCCGGACGGCTTTCCATCCTGGCCGCTGCCGACCTATCCCGGCCTGCGCATCGCGCTGCCTTCGCAGAAGGAGATCGCGCGGCGGATCGAGAAGGCGGCGCCGGACGCGCTGCATATCGCAACGGAAGGCCCGATCGGCTGGGCCGCACGGGCCTATTGCCGCCGCAACCGGCTCGCCTTCACCACGTCCTATACGACGCGCTTTCCCGAATATGTCTCGGTGCGGACCGGCATCCCCGCGAATGTCGGCTATGCCGTGCTGCGCCACTTCCACGATGCCGCCGCCATGACCATGGTGGCGACGCCTTCGCTGCGGCAGGAGCTGTCCGAGCGCGGCTTCAAGCGGCTCGGCTTCTGGACGCGCGGCGTCAACACCGAGCTGTTCCATCCTGACAGTCCGGCGAAGCTCGGTCTGCCGGGTCCCATCTTCATGACGATGGGACGTGTGGCGGTGGAGAAAAATCTCGAAGCGTTCCTCTCGCTCGACCTGCCCGGCACCAAGGTGGTCGTCGGCGACGGTCCGCAGAAGGCGGCGCTCGAAAAGAAATATCCCGGCGCAGTCTTCCTCGGCGAGAAGAAGGGTGCCGATCTCACCGCGCATCTCGCAGCGGCCGACGTGTTCGTGTTTCCGAGCCTGACCGACACGTTCGGCGTGGTGCAGCTCGAGGCGCTTGCCTGCGGCACGCCGGTTGCGGCGTTTCCGGTCACGGGCCCGAAGGACGTCATCGCCGATCACCCGATCGGTGCGATCGACCATGATCTGCGCGCCGCATGCCTGCGCGCGCTCACCATGTCGCGTGAGACCTGCCGCAACTTCGCGCTGGAGCGCTCCTGGGAAAACAGCGCGCGTCAGTTCGTCGGCAATCTCACCTCACTTCAGCCCAGCCGCATCCTGCGTGCCTCGCCCATCATGGCGCGGCGGCCGGTGCGCGGTTGA
- a CDS encoding thioredoxin family protein, whose protein sequence is MTSVQNAGTSGQPAMQTPPVVSPQDWEAARLQLLVKEKAHTHARDALAAERRRMPWMAVDKTYAFEGPGGKVSLVDLFQGRRQLIVYRAFFEPGVFGWPDHACRGCSMVADQVAHVAHLNARDTTLVFASRAPQADIARLKQRMGWTMPWVTITDSFDADFGVDEWHGTNVFLRDGTRIFRTYFVKSRGDEQMGGTWNYLDITPLGRQEVWEDSPKGYPQTPTYKWWNWHDSYAEGAAPDKKWVEISDAGEKAFREEAAGERK, encoded by the coding sequence ATGACATCAGTTCAAAACGCAGGGACTAGCGGACAGCCCGCCATGCAAACGCCGCCGGTGGTGTCGCCGCAGGACTGGGAGGCGGCCCGTCTGCAACTGCTCGTGAAGGAAAAGGCCCATACCCATGCCCGCGATGCCCTGGCCGCCGAGCGCCGGCGCATGCCGTGGATGGCGGTGGACAAAACCTATGCGTTCGAGGGCCCTGGCGGCAAGGTCAGTCTGGTCGACCTATTTCAAGGCCGGCGGCAGCTGATCGTCTACCGGGCGTTCTTCGAGCCGGGGGTGTTCGGCTGGCCCGATCACGCCTGCCGCGGCTGCTCCATGGTTGCCGACCAGGTCGCCCATGTCGCGCATTTGAACGCCCGCGATACCACGCTCGTCTTCGCCTCGCGCGCGCCGCAGGCCGACATCGCCAGGTTGAAGCAGCGGATGGGTTGGACCATGCCGTGGGTCACCATCACCGACAGTTTCGACGCCGATTTCGGCGTCGATGAATGGCACGGGACGAACGTGTTCCTTCGCGACGGGACGCGCATCTTCCGCACCTACTTCGTCAAGAGCCGCGGCGACGAGCAGATGGGCGGCACCTGGAACTATCTCGACATCACGCCGCTCGGCCGGCAGGAGGTGTGGGAGGACTCGCCGAAGGGCTATCCGCAGACGCCGACCTACAAATGGTGGAACTGGCACGACAGCTACGCGGAAGGCGCCGCGCCGGACAAGAAGTGGGTGGAGATATCGGACGCCGGCGAGAAGGCTTTTCGCGAGGAGGCCGCGGGAGAACGGAAATGA
- a CDS encoding cytochrome c family protein produces the protein MQSRQQSSPSPWPHAIAGAGALALLLSASLSLAQQPAGDAAAQQAFNNSCRTCHSVKEGDNRLGPNLNKIVGRKAGSLPNYNYSSSMKEAGFDWDQDKLTRFMVKPDEVVSGNKMQPYGGVSADEAGKIVAYLQAASQ, from the coding sequence ATGCAATCACGCCAGCAATCCTCGCCAAGCCCATGGCCGCACGCGATCGCCGGCGCCGGAGCACTGGCGCTGCTCCTGTCCGCGTCCTTGTCGCTTGCACAGCAGCCGGCGGGCGACGCCGCGGCCCAGCAGGCCTTCAACAATTCCTGCCGCACCTGTCACTCCGTGAAGGAGGGCGACAATCGCCTCGGTCCCAATCTCAACAAGATCGTCGGACGCAAGGCCGGCTCGCTGCCGAACTACAACTACTCGTCGTCAATGAAGGAAGCCGGCTTCGACTGGGACCAGGACAAGCTCACCCGCTTCATGGTCAAGCCGGACGAGGTCGTGTCCGGCAACAAGATGCAGCCTTACGGCGGCGTCTCGGCTGACGAAGCGGGTAAGATCGTTGCTTATCTGCAAGCTGCTTCGCAGTAA